The Pseudomonadota bacterium genome includes a window with the following:
- the secD gene encoding protein translocase subunit SecD — protein sequence MERKWVWKVVGILLLTAVAVLASVTTFVGKPAGAEAKDPIEWLRGTFPGATLGLDLQGGLHLVYEVEVAAAVEDKRDRMATDMVKTLAEQVEIKDVKIVRDKEELHKFQLVFKSEDERASKDTQETLLKFREVAVVEMEEGVTAHMALVDQYVEDTRDLAVKQAVETIGNRIDELGLVNTTVQPRDEDIIIEIPGVDEVQTGRIKRIIGQTARLEFRIVDEVGSEKFFTEASDKLQKDGPVKLLWEQVQVDNRVVKSYYLEAKDDQKTGRSGRQVLKEFLKTVEVPQDRVIAFEELRTLDEMGNPTADVSWRTYYMERAAGITGEYVENAQVYNDDQTGQPYVSLDFNQAGATTFEELTGNNVKRRMAIQLDDKVQSAPTIQEKIPGGRCRITLGAYDSYAKLRQEAQDLVVVLRAGALPAPVRPVSESTVGPALGRDSISMSIYAFIVAAAAIVLFMIFYYRGAGVAADLALIINSALIVGILGAVGATLTLPGIAGIILTLGMAVDANVIIYERIREELRAGKSPRAAVEAGYKRAFWTIFDAQLTTFIAGVVLLQYGTGPIKGFAVTLLIGIVTSVFTSIVVSRLVLDFMTRRRTDHLSV from the coding sequence GTGGAACGCAAATGGGTATGGAAGGTCGTCGGCATCCTGCTGCTGACCGCGGTCGCGGTGCTGGCGTCGGTGACGACGTTCGTCGGCAAGCCCGCGGGCGCCGAGGCGAAGGATCCGATCGAGTGGCTCCGGGGCACGTTCCCGGGCGCCACGCTCGGGCTCGATCTCCAGGGCGGCCTGCACCTCGTCTACGAGGTCGAGGTGGCCGCCGCGGTCGAGGACAAGCGTGACCGCATGGCGACCGACATGGTCAAGACGCTCGCCGAACAGGTCGAGATCAAGGACGTCAAGATCGTTCGCGATAAAGAGGAGCTGCACAAGTTCCAGCTGGTCTTCAAGTCCGAGGACGAGCGCGCGTCGAAGGACACCCAGGAGACGCTGCTCAAGTTCCGAGAGGTCGCCGTCGTCGAGATGGAGGAGGGCGTCACGGCCCACATGGCGCTCGTCGATCAGTACGTCGAGGACACCCGTGACCTCGCGGTGAAGCAGGCGGTCGAGACGATCGGCAACCGGATCGACGAGCTCGGCCTCGTCAACACGACGGTCCAGCCGCGGGACGAGGATATCATCATCGAGATCCCGGGCGTCGACGAGGTGCAGACGGGCCGCATCAAGCGGATCATCGGCCAGACGGCCCGCCTCGAGTTCCGCATCGTCGACGAGGTCGGCTCCGAGAAGTTCTTCACGGAGGCCTCCGACAAGCTGCAGAAGGACGGGCCGGTCAAGCTGCTCTGGGAGCAGGTCCAGGTGGATAACCGCGTCGTCAAGTCGTACTACCTCGAGGCCAAGGACGACCAGAAGACCGGGCGCAGCGGACGGCAGGTCCTCAAGGAGTTCCTGAAGACGGTCGAGGTCCCGCAGGATCGCGTCATCGCCTTCGAGGAGCTGCGCACGCTCGACGAGATGGGCAACCCGACCGCCGACGTGTCGTGGCGCACCTACTACATGGAGCGCGCGGCCGGGATCACCGGCGAGTACGTCGAGAACGCCCAGGTCTACAACGACGACCAGACCGGCCAGCCGTACGTCTCGCTCGACTTCAACCAGGCCGGCGCCACGACGTTCGAGGAGCTGACGGGCAACAACGTGAAGCGCCGCATGGCGATCCAGCTGGACGACAAGGTGCAGTCCGCGCCGACGATCCAGGAGAAGATCCCGGGCGGCCGCTGCCGCATCACCCTCGGCGCCTACGACTCGTACGCCAAGCTCCGGCAGGAGGCGCAGGATCTCGTCGTCGTGCTCCGGGCCGGCGCGCTGCCCGCCCCGGTGCGGCCGGTGAGCGAGTCGACCGTCGGCCCTGCGCTCGGCCGCGACTCGATCTCCATGAGCATCTACGCGTTCATCGTCGCGGCGGCGGCTATCGTCCTCTTCATGATCTTCTACTACAGGGGCGCCGGGGTCGCCGCGGACCTCGCGCTCATCATCAACTCGGCGCTCATCGTCGGGATCCTCGGCGCCGTGGGCGCCACGCTCACCCTGCCGGGCATCGCCGGGATCATCCTGACGCTCGGCATGGCCGTGGACGCCAACGTCATCATCTACGAGCGCATCCGGGAGGAGCTGCGCGCCGGCAAGTCGCCGCGCGCCGCGGTGGAGGCCGGATACAAGCGCGCCTTCTGGACGATCTTCGACGCCCAGCTCACGACGTTCATCGCCGGCGTCGTCCTGCTGCAGTACGGCACCGGGCCGA
- the yajC gene encoding preprotein translocase subunit YajC, with product MTNAIWASTVLWAQQSGAAASSDAKPTAEAQGVPQGAPADAKGGFLGGGWSTIIMLVLMVAVFYFLLIRPQQKKAKEHQKMIDAIGKGTEIVTNGGLIGRVTAVTGKTLTMEISEKVRVRVVRSQVAGVFDSTETEKK from the coding sequence GTGACAAACGCGATTTGGGCATCGACCGTCCTTTGGGCCCAGCAGTCCGGCGCGGCGGCGTCCTCCGACGCCAAGCCGACGGCCGAGGCGCAGGGCGTGCCCCAGGGGGCGCCCGCCGACGCCAAGGGCGGGTTCCTCGGCGGCGGCTGGTCGACGATCATCATGCTCGTCCTCATGGTGGCGGTGTTCTACTTCCTGCTCATCCGCCCGCAGCAGAAGAAGGCCAAGGAGCACCAGAAGATGATCGACGCGATCGGCAAGGGCACCGAGATCGTCACGAACGGCGGCCTGATCGGGCGCGTCACGGCGGTCACCGGGAAGACCCTGACCATGGAGATCTCCGAGAAGGTCCGGGTGCGCGTCGTGCGGTCCCAGGTCGCCGGGGTCTTCGATTCGACCGAGACGGAGAAGAAGTAG